The following are from one region of the Salmo salar chromosome ssa27, Ssal_v3.1, whole genome shotgun sequence genome:
- the LOC106588482 gene encoding C-type lectin domain family 4 member E isoform X4 — translation MSEGIVHADVKFKKQQRTEGKDGATASTVNDATYSEISIPKDGRNQPSTDTNDISNLSTKNTELQILQAAYARNLTGLEKDFTSGNKDCPKPMNCAKDWEYYEGKCYYFSPDELTWAQSRDECITRGGHLVIIGSLEEQKFLDQKTGTKITTEPEDMFWIGLTDSINENEWLWVDGSSLSTSFWLDNRELDNREPDNWKGNDGEYPDGEDCARMGEPGGTKEGKSWLDVNCNRTQRRICETKSPL, via the exons CAACAGCATCCACAGTGAATGACGCCACGTACTCTGAAATCTCAATTCCCAAAGACGGACGCAACCAGCCATCTACCGACACTAATg ATATCAGCAACCTgtcaaccaaaaacacagagCTCCAAATTCTGCAAGCGGCTTACGCTCGAAATCTTACAGGTTTGGAAAAAGATTTTACATCAG GGAATAAAGACTGTCCTAAACCTATGAACTGTGCTAAAGACTGGGAGTATTATGAGGGGAAGTGCTATTACTTCTCCCCTGATGAACTGACCTGGGCTCAGAGTCGGGATGAGTGTATCACCAGGGGGGGACACCTTGTCATCATAGGGAGCCTAGAGGAGCAG AAATTCTTGGATCAGAAAACTGGTACAAAAATAACTACGGAGCCTGAAGACATGTTCTGGATTGGGCTGACGGACAGTATAAACGAGAATGAGTGGTTATGGGTGGACGGTTCATCTCTAAGCACAAG CTTCTGGCTTGATAACCGCGAGCTTGATAACCGTGAGCCTGATAACTGGAAAGGAAATGATGGAGAATATCCCGACGGTGAAGACTGTGCTAGAATGGGGGAACCGGGTGGTACTAAAGAAGGCAAGAGTTGGTTGGATGTCAACTGTAATAGGACTCAAAGAAGAATATGTGAGACAAAATCCCCCTTGTGA
- the LOC106588482 gene encoding hepatic lectin isoform X3, producing the protein MSEGIVHADVKFKKQQRTEGKDGAGDPDSQEGSKVKPGGYDPVKVVLVTLCFLLMGTVIGLRFLYISNLSTKNTELQILQAAYARNLTGLEKDFTSGNKDCPKPMNCAKDWEYYEGKCYYFSPDELTWAQSRDECITRGGHLVIIGSLEEQKFLDQKTGTKITTEPEDMFWIGLTDSINENEWLWVDGSSLSTSFWLDNRELDNREPDNWKGNDGEYPDGEDCARMGEPGGTKEGKSWLDVNCNRTQRRICETKSPL; encoded by the exons ctgGTGACCCTGATTCTCAGGAGGGGTCAAAGGTCAAACCAGGTGGATATGACCCTGTCAAAGTGGTCCTGGTGACTCTCTGTTTTCTTCTGATGGGGACAGTCATTGGACTTCGGTTCCTGT ATATCAGCAACCTgtcaaccaaaaacacagagCTCCAAATTCTGCAAGCGGCTTACGCTCGAAATCTTACAGGTTTGGAAAAAGATTTTACATCAG GGAATAAAGACTGTCCTAAACCTATGAACTGTGCTAAAGACTGGGAGTATTATGAGGGGAAGTGCTATTACTTCTCCCCTGATGAACTGACCTGGGCTCAGAGTCGGGATGAGTGTATCACCAGGGGGGGACACCTTGTCATCATAGGGAGCCTAGAGGAGCAG AAATTCTTGGATCAGAAAACTGGTACAAAAATAACTACGGAGCCTGAAGACATGTTCTGGATTGGGCTGACGGACAGTATAAACGAGAATGAGTGGTTATGGGTGGACGGTTCATCTCTAAGCACAAG CTTCTGGCTTGATAACCGCGAGCTTGATAACCGTGAGCCTGATAACTGGAAAGGAAATGATGGAGAATATCCCGACGGTGAAGACTGTGCTAGAATGGGGGAACCGGGTGGTACTAAAGAAGGCAAGAGTTGGTTGGATGTCAACTGTAATAGGACTCAAAGAAGAATATGTGAGACAAAATCCCCCTTGTGA
- the LOC106588482 gene encoding C-type lectin domain family 4 member E isoform X5, whose product MSEGIVHADVKFKKQQRTEGKDGASTVNDATYSEISIPKDGRNQPSTDTNDISNLSTKNTELQILQAAYARNLTGLEKDFTSGNKDCPKPMNCAKDWEYYEGKCYYFSPDELTWAQSRDECITRGGHLVIIGSLEEQKFLDQKTGTKITTEPEDMFWIGLTDSINENEWLWVDGSSLSTSFWLDNRELDNREPDNWKGNDGEYPDGEDCARMGEPGGTKEGKSWLDVNCNRTQRRICETKSPL is encoded by the exons CATCCACAGTGAATGACGCCACGTACTCTGAAATCTCAATTCCCAAAGACGGACGCAACCAGCCATCTACCGACACTAATg ATATCAGCAACCTgtcaaccaaaaacacagagCTCCAAATTCTGCAAGCGGCTTACGCTCGAAATCTTACAGGTTTGGAAAAAGATTTTACATCAG GGAATAAAGACTGTCCTAAACCTATGAACTGTGCTAAAGACTGGGAGTATTATGAGGGGAAGTGCTATTACTTCTCCCCTGATGAACTGACCTGGGCTCAGAGTCGGGATGAGTGTATCACCAGGGGGGGACACCTTGTCATCATAGGGAGCCTAGAGGAGCAG AAATTCTTGGATCAGAAAACTGGTACAAAAATAACTACGGAGCCTGAAGACATGTTCTGGATTGGGCTGACGGACAGTATAAACGAGAATGAGTGGTTATGGGTGGACGGTTCATCTCTAAGCACAAG CTTCTGGCTTGATAACCGCGAGCTTGATAACCGTGAGCCTGATAACTGGAAAGGAAATGATGGAGAATATCCCGACGGTGAAGACTGTGCTAGAATGGGGGAACCGGGTGGTACTAAAGAAGGCAAGAGTTGGTTGGATGTCAACTGTAATAGGACTCAAAGAAGAATATGTGAGACAAAATCCCCCTTGTGA
- the LOC106588482 gene encoding hepatic lectin isoform X2, whose protein sequence is MSEGIVHADVKFKKQQRTEGKDGASTVNDATYSEISIPKDGRNQPSTDTNAGDPDSQEGSKVKPGGYDPVKVVLVTLCFLLMGTVIGLRFLYISNLSTKNTELQILQAAYARNLTGLEKDFTSGNKDCPKPMNCAKDWEYYEGKCYYFSPDELTWAQSRDECITRGGHLVIIGSLEEQKFLDQKTGTKITTEPEDMFWIGLTDSINENEWLWVDGSSLSTSFWLDNRELDNREPDNWKGNDGEYPDGEDCARMGEPGGTKEGKSWLDVNCNRTQRRICETKSPL, encoded by the exons CATCCACAGTGAATGACGCCACGTACTCTGAAATCTCAATTCCCAAAGACGGACGCAACCAGCCATCTACCGACACTAATg ctgGTGACCCTGATTCTCAGGAGGGGTCAAAGGTCAAACCAGGTGGATATGACCCTGTCAAAGTGGTCCTGGTGACTCTCTGTTTTCTTCTGATGGGGACAGTCATTGGACTTCGGTTCCTGT ATATCAGCAACCTgtcaaccaaaaacacagagCTCCAAATTCTGCAAGCGGCTTACGCTCGAAATCTTACAGGTTTGGAAAAAGATTTTACATCAG GGAATAAAGACTGTCCTAAACCTATGAACTGTGCTAAAGACTGGGAGTATTATGAGGGGAAGTGCTATTACTTCTCCCCTGATGAACTGACCTGGGCTCAGAGTCGGGATGAGTGTATCACCAGGGGGGGACACCTTGTCATCATAGGGAGCCTAGAGGAGCAG AAATTCTTGGATCAGAAAACTGGTACAAAAATAACTACGGAGCCTGAAGACATGTTCTGGATTGGGCTGACGGACAGTATAAACGAGAATGAGTGGTTATGGGTGGACGGTTCATCTCTAAGCACAAG CTTCTGGCTTGATAACCGCGAGCTTGATAACCGTGAGCCTGATAACTGGAAAGGAAATGATGGAGAATATCCCGACGGTGAAGACTGTGCTAGAATGGGGGAACCGGGTGGTACTAAAGAAGGCAAGAGTTGGTTGGATGTCAACTGTAATAGGACTCAAAGAAGAATATGTGAGACAAAATCCCCCTTGTGA
- the LOC106588482 gene encoding hepatic lectin isoform X1 produces the protein MSEGIVHADVKFKKQQRTEGKDGATASTVNDATYSEISIPKDGRNQPSTDTNAGDPDSQEGSKVKPGGYDPVKVVLVTLCFLLMGTVIGLRFLYISNLSTKNTELQILQAAYARNLTGLEKDFTSGNKDCPKPMNCAKDWEYYEGKCYYFSPDELTWAQSRDECITRGGHLVIIGSLEEQKFLDQKTGTKITTEPEDMFWIGLTDSINENEWLWVDGSSLSTSFWLDNRELDNREPDNWKGNDGEYPDGEDCARMGEPGGTKEGKSWLDVNCNRTQRRICETKSPL, from the exons CAACAGCATCCACAGTGAATGACGCCACGTACTCTGAAATCTCAATTCCCAAAGACGGACGCAACCAGCCATCTACCGACACTAATg ctgGTGACCCTGATTCTCAGGAGGGGTCAAAGGTCAAACCAGGTGGATATGACCCTGTCAAAGTGGTCCTGGTGACTCTCTGTTTTCTTCTGATGGGGACAGTCATTGGACTTCGGTTCCTGT ATATCAGCAACCTgtcaaccaaaaacacagagCTCCAAATTCTGCAAGCGGCTTACGCTCGAAATCTTACAGGTTTGGAAAAAGATTTTACATCAG GGAATAAAGACTGTCCTAAACCTATGAACTGTGCTAAAGACTGGGAGTATTATGAGGGGAAGTGCTATTACTTCTCCCCTGATGAACTGACCTGGGCTCAGAGTCGGGATGAGTGTATCACCAGGGGGGGACACCTTGTCATCATAGGGAGCCTAGAGGAGCAG AAATTCTTGGATCAGAAAACTGGTACAAAAATAACTACGGAGCCTGAAGACATGTTCTGGATTGGGCTGACGGACAGTATAAACGAGAATGAGTGGTTATGGGTGGACGGTTCATCTCTAAGCACAAG CTTCTGGCTTGATAACCGCGAGCTTGATAACCGTGAGCCTGATAACTGGAAAGGAAATGATGGAGAATATCCCGACGGTGAAGACTGTGCTAGAATGGGGGAACCGGGTGGTACTAAAGAAGGCAAGAGTTGGTTGGATGTCAACTGTAATAGGACTCAAAGAAGAATATGTGAGACAAAATCCCCCTTGTGA